The following is a genomic window from Pirellulales bacterium.
GCCCTGATCTTTGAACTGACGCGCGAAGCAGCGATGTTGGACGAGGTGGAATTTCGAAGGTTCGCCGAGGTTTCAGCATGCGCCGAGTGAAACGGCGAAGCGAAAAAGTTAGGCGGCTTCGGTGTTCGCCAGGTCGGAGCTTGTCGCAAGCGATTCTTGCTCAGCGCGCCGAATCGCGGCGGCGCTAATTTCGCCGTTGTCGCTGACGTCCTCGAACCGCACGGAGACGCGCTTGGAAACGCCCGATTCCTGCATCGTGACGCCGTAGAGAGTGTTGGCCGCGGTCATGGTTTTCTTGGAATGCGTCACAACGATGAATTGCGTCCACTCGAGAAATTCTTTCAAGACGCCGATGAAGCGTTCGATATTGGCTTCGTCGAGTGCCGCATCGACTTCATCGAGCACGCAGAACGGGCTGGGTCGGCTGCGGAAGATCGCCAGTAGCAAGGCAACACAGGTGAGCGTCTTTTCGCCGCCGGAAAGGAGAGAAATGCTGCGCGGCTCTTTGCCAGGAGGACGGGCAACGATTTCGATGCCGCTGTCGAGCACATCGGCCCCTTCCTCCAACACAATATCGGCCTGACCGCCGCCGAACAGCTTGCGGAACAACTGTTGAAAATGGCCTTTGACCGTTTCCAGCGTTTCGGCGAACAGCCGGCGGCTATCGGCGTTGATGCGATGGACGATTTGTTCGAGCGATGATTTCGCCTGCGATAAATCTTGATGCTGGCTGGAGAGCGACTGATAACGGTCTTCGAGTTCATCGACTTCCTGCAATGCGTCGAGGTTGACGCCGCCGATATTCGTTAATTTGCGGCGCAGCTCGGCGATTTCGCTTTCGATCTGTTCGCGCGCGTGGAGTTCATCTGGCGTGGGTTGGTGCGTGAGATCCGCCAGCTCGATGCCGTAATCCTCGCGCATGCGGGCTTCCAGCGTGCCGCGCTCGTGACCGATTTCGCCCGCTGCTAGATCCAGCCGGTGCAACTGTTCTTCGAGTTTGCGGGTTTTCTGGCGGTGTTCGTGAGCCCATTGAGCCGCGCCGGCGCGCTCGCCGACGACGATTGCGCGCCGGTCAGAGAGGCCGGCCATCTCGGCGGTCAGTGTTTCCTTTCGCAAATACAATTCGGCCGCCTCGGCTTCGGCGGCCAGCGTACGCGCCTCCGATTGTTGCTGGCGCAGGCGGGCATCGGCAAGCTGCCGATCGATTTCGGCAATCGTTTGCTCTCGCTCGCGGTGGTCTTGCTCATAGCGCCGGAGCTGCAGACGGAGGTGGTCGAGCTGCTGCTCGCCTCGGGCCAAATCCACTTGGGCGGCCATCGCGTCGTGATTGCGCTGCTGGCGGGCCGCGTCGAGTTCTTCGATGCGCCGGTTGTTATCCGACATGCGGGCTTCAGCTTGCGAAAGCTCGGTTTGCAACTGATCGAGCCGCGTGCGGGCAAGCGCCATCGACCGCGCTGCGCTATCGTGCTGTTCGACGGCGGCGTGTAAATCGGTTTCGAGATCGGCTTGTTGCTCGGCGATCTGCTCGCACCGCTGTTGAGCCGTGCTGACGCGAAGTCGCTGTTCGGCCAGGGCTTCGCTGGCAACTTGGTGGGCGCTGGAAGCTTCGGCGACGACGCGGTCGCGATCGACAACTTGCTGTTCTAAGGCCGAAACGATGCTGGAGATTTCGGCGATTTTCCGTTCCCACTCCGAAATTTGCGATCGCAAGGCTCGCAGTTCGCTGCGGCGAGAAATCAGCCCGATCGCCGCATGGCGTTTGCCAACGACCAGCGTGCCATCGGCGCCGAGCAATTCGCCCGCGAGCGTGACAAAACTGAGACCGCGGCCTTTCGATTCGGCGAGTGACACCGCATGGCCCAGGTTTTCGACGACCCAGGTGTTGCCGAGCAGCCGCCGGATCAGCGGTGCGAGTTCCATGGCTGCCTCGACATATTTGTCGGCTCGTCCGACGACGCCGAATTCGTCGCTTAAGTCGATCGACGACGGCGGTGGCCCGGCGGCATCGAGCGGCAAGAAAGCAACTCGGCCCTCCATCCGCTTGCCGTGAGCGAGGAGATATTCGGTGAGCTTCCTACCTGGCGAAACGACGACATGTTGAGCTTGTTCGCCCAGCGCCGCTTCGATCACCGCGGCGGTGTCGAGGCCCACTTGCACCAAATTGGCAAGCAGGCCACGGACTTGCTCGAAGGGACCGGTTGGATTCTCTTTCGCGTAGCCGAGCACTTCTTTCGCTCCGGCGCTTACTCCTTCCAGACGCTGTTCCCATTCTTCCAGCATGGCTGCGCGCTCGACCGCGCCGCTCAATCGCTCGCGCCAATCGGCATGCTCCTTTTGTCGCTGTGCCGATTGTCGGCGAGCGTTGGTCAGGTCGCTTTTGGCGGCAGTCAGCGCGGCAGCGCGTTCTTCCCGTCGCACGGCCATTTCTTGTTGTCGCTCGACGAGCGAGGCGACGTCTTGTTCGATCCGTTGCTTTGAGGCTTGCAAATCGGCCAGGCGATGGCGACAGCGCTGGCGGCCTTCTTCGGCGCGCGAGAGCCGGCCTTCGAGCGCGCCGATTTCGTTGGTCAGTGCAGCGCTGGTGCGAAGTTGCTCGAGATGGGTC
Proteins encoded in this region:
- the smc gene encoding chromosome segregation protein SMC, with amino-acid sequence MLKALELIGFKSFADHTRFEFPRGISVVVGPNGSGKSNIVDAIKWVLGEQSVKSLRGKEMVDVIFNGSSTRRPLNMAEATLTFDNANRRLAIDSPEVHVTRRVYRNAEGEYLLNHQPCRLRDIRDLFAGTGIATEAYSVIEQGKVDVMLQSSAKDRRAIFEEAAGISRFKAKKIEALRRLERVEQNLLRLSDIVEEVENRLKSVRAQATKARRYKEYADRLQELRTHVGLVDWRTLGARLHALTAESSAVRQEIAETSAAGDAADAQAAELEQQTAALENEIRFIEARLTENRERVAAVDAAIEHERARTVDLVEQTSRNRKQLHALSNRAEDLAGLWQSTKDEAAAAEVAHRQVASRLADQQRALTALSAQLEQIRGENEQRRATHLEQLRTSAALTNEIGALEGRLSRAEEGRQRCRHRLADLQASKQRIEQDVASLVERQQEMAVRREERAAALTAAKSDLTNARRQSAQRQKEHADWRERLSGAVERAAMLEEWEQRLEGVSAGAKEVLGYAKENPTGPFEQVRGLLANLVQVGLDTAAVIEAALGEQAQHVVVSPGRKLTEYLLAHGKRMEGRVAFLPLDAAGPPPSSIDLSDEFGVVGRADKYVEAAMELAPLIRRLLGNTWVVENLGHAVSLAESKGRGLSFVTLAGELLGADGTLVVGKRHAAIGLISRRSELRALRSQISEWERKIAEISSIVSALEQQVVDRDRVVAEASSAHQVASEALAEQRLRVSTAQQRCEQIAEQQADLETDLHAAVEQHDSAARSMALARTRLDQLQTELSQAEARMSDNNRRIEELDAARQQRNHDAMAAQVDLARGEQQLDHLRLQLRRYEQDHREREQTIAEIDRQLADARLRQQQSEARTLAAEAEAAELYLRKETLTAEMAGLSDRRAIVVGERAGAAQWAHEHRQKTRKLEEQLHRLDLAAGEIGHERGTLEARMREDYGIELADLTHQPTPDELHAREQIESEIAELRRKLTNIGGVNLDALQEVDELEDRYQSLSSQHQDLSQAKSSLEQIVHRINADSRRLFAETLETVKGHFQQLFRKLFGGGQADIVLEEGADVLDSGIEIVARPPGKEPRSISLLSGGEKTLTCVALLLAIFRSRPSPFCVLDEVDAALDEANIERFIGVLKEFLEWTQFIVVTHSKKTMTAANTLYGVTMQESGVSKRVSVRFEDVSDNGEISAAAIRRAEQESLATSSDLANTEAA